From Actinoplanes oblitus, a single genomic window includes:
- a CDS encoding aspartate carbamoyltransferase catalytic subunit: MIKHLRSAADLDAETATLILDTAGEMAALSGREVKKLPALRGRTVVNLFYEDSTRTRISFEAAAKRLSADVINFSAKGSSVSKGESLKDTALTLQAMGADAVVIRHSASGAPHRLAGWVDGSVVNAGDGTHEHPTQALLDAYTMRSRLGRLDGLKVSIVGDVLHSRVARSNVLLLTTLGAQVTVVGPPTLIPLDVAAALSEKTQVSYDLDSVLPDSDVVMMLRVQTERMQDSYFPSAREYSRRYGLDVPRLKRLPEHAIVMHPGPMNRGMEIAPEVADSPRSTIVEQVANGVSVRMAVLYLLLGGK; this comes from the coding sequence GTGATCAAGCACCTGCGTTCCGCTGCCGACCTGGACGCGGAGACCGCCACCCTGATCCTGGACACCGCCGGCGAGATGGCCGCGCTCTCCGGGCGCGAGGTGAAGAAGCTGCCCGCGCTGCGCGGGCGCACCGTCGTGAACCTGTTCTACGAGGACTCCACGCGCACCCGGATCTCCTTCGAGGCGGCGGCCAAGCGGCTCTCCGCCGACGTGATCAACTTCTCGGCCAAGGGGTCCAGCGTCTCCAAGGGCGAGAGCCTCAAGGACACCGCGCTGACCCTGCAGGCGATGGGCGCCGACGCGGTGGTCATCCGGCACTCGGCCAGCGGCGCCCCGCACCGGCTGGCCGGCTGGGTGGACGGCTCGGTGGTGAACGCCGGCGACGGCACCCACGAGCACCCGACACAGGCGCTGCTGGACGCGTACACGATGCGCTCCCGCCTGGGCCGCCTCGACGGCCTGAAGGTCTCGATCGTCGGCGACGTGCTGCACAGCCGGGTGGCCCGCTCCAACGTGCTGCTGCTGACCACGCTCGGCGCGCAGGTCACCGTGGTCGGCCCGCCCACCCTCATCCCGCTCGACGTCGCCGCCGCGCTGTCGGAGAAGACGCAGGTCTCCTACGACCTCGACAGCGTGCTGCCGGACAGCGACGTGGTGATGATGCTGCGCGTGCAGACCGAGCGGATGCAGGACTCCTACTTCCCGTCAGCGCGCGAGTACAGCCGCCGCTACGGGCTCGACGTGCCGCGGCTCAAGAGGCTGCCGGAGCACGCGATCGTCATGCACCCCGGCCCGATGAACCGCGGGATGGAGATCGCGCCCGAGGTGGCCGACTCGCCCCGCTCCACGATCGTCGAACAGGTCGCCAACGGCGTCAGCGTCCGGATGGCCGTCCTCTACCTGCTCCTGGGAGGCAAGTGA
- the bldD gene encoding transcriptional regulator BldD has product MPSEYAKSLGARLRSIRQQQGLSLQGVEEKSNGRWKAVVVGSYERGDRAVTVSRLAELADFYRVPVSELLPDGSGIRLEATNKIVLDLEKLYDTTGEDLAYVARYARAIQQQRGDYNGRVLSIRADDLRALAIVYDISPSGLIERLTEQGVLVADPRAFFAS; this is encoded by the coding sequence ATGCCGTCTGAGTACGCGAAGTCGCTGGGCGCTCGCCTGCGCTCGATTCGCCAGCAGCAGGGCCTGTCCCTGCAGGGAGTCGAAGAGAAGTCCAACGGTCGCTGGAAAGCTGTCGTGGTCGGCTCGTACGAGCGTGGTGACCGCGCGGTAACCGTGTCCCGCCTGGCCGAACTGGCCGACTTCTACCGGGTGCCCGTCTCCGAGCTGCTGCCCGATGGCAGCGGCATCCGCCTCGAGGCCACCAACAAGATCGTGCTGGACCTCGAGAAGCTCTACGACACCACCGGTGAGGACCTCGCCTACGTGGCGCGGTACGCCCGGGCCATTCAGCAGCAGCGTGGCGACTACAACGGCCGGGTGCTGTCGATCCGCGCCGACGACCTGCGCGCCCTCGCCATCGTCTACGACATCTCGCCGTCCGGCTTGATCGAGCGCCTGACCGAGCAGGGTGTCCTGGTGGCCGACCCGCGGGCGTTCTTCGCCAGCTGA
- the nusB gene encoding transcription antitermination factor NusB: MAEGPKKERLARRKARKRALDVLFEADMRDLPPSQVLVTYLDRIAKPHPEHLAYAVTLIEGVAKHLDRIDELIASYAEGWTIDRMPVVDRNLARIAVYELLYEPDVDDPVAITEAVELAKEMSTDDSPRFLNGLLDRIAAFATR; encoded by the coding sequence ATGGCCGAAGGTCCCAAGAAGGAACGGCTTGCGCGTCGTAAGGCGCGCAAGCGTGCGCTGGACGTCCTCTTCGAGGCCGACATGCGCGATCTGCCGCCGAGCCAGGTGCTGGTCACCTATCTCGATCGGATCGCCAAGCCGCACCCCGAGCACCTGGCTTACGCGGTCACCCTGATCGAGGGTGTCGCCAAGCATCTGGACCGGATCGACGAGCTGATCGCGAGTTACGCGGAGGGCTGGACGATCGACCGGATGCCGGTGGTCGACCGCAACCTGGCCCGGATCGCCGTCTACGAGCTGCTCTACGAGCCGGACGTGGACGACCCGGTGGCCATCACCGAGGCCGTCGAGCTGGCGAAAGAGATGTCGACCGACGACAGTCCGCGCTTCCTCAACGGCTTGCTGGACCGCATCGCGGCATTCGCGACAAGGTAG
- a CDS encoding dihydroorotase, producing MMAYLLKGVSILGAAPSDLFIRDGQIASSDERTDVEVIDATGLVALPGLVDVHTHLREPGREDAETVETGSRAAALGGYTAVCAMANTSPVADTAGVVEQVWRLGREAGLVDVQPIGAVTVGLAGKQMAELGAMASSAANVRIFSDDGFCVADPKLMRRALEYVKAFDGVIAQHAEEPRLTEGAQMHEGEVSTRLGLTGWPAVAEEAIIARDVLLAEHVGSRLHVCHVSTAGSVEVLRQAKARGVRVTAEVTPHHLLLTDELASGYDPVFKVNPPLRTQDDVAALRQALRDGVIDVVATDHAPHAVQDKECEWSYARPGMLGLETALPIVLSVFGEQWDLIADRMSVAPARIAGLTGHGGDLTKAGTPANLTLVDPKARWVVDPGGLASRSRNTPYAGMTLPGRIVATFLRGEATVLDGKAVK from the coding sequence GTGATGGCGTACCTGCTTAAGGGCGTCTCGATTCTCGGCGCCGCGCCGAGCGATCTCTTCATCCGCGACGGACAGATCGCCTCTTCCGATGAACGCACCGACGTCGAGGTCATCGACGCCACCGGGCTGGTGGCCCTCCCCGGCCTCGTCGACGTGCACACCCACCTGCGTGAGCCGGGCCGCGAGGACGCCGAGACCGTCGAGACCGGCTCCCGCGCCGCGGCCCTGGGCGGCTACACGGCCGTCTGCGCGATGGCGAACACCTCGCCGGTCGCCGACACGGCCGGCGTGGTCGAGCAGGTCTGGCGCCTGGGCCGCGAGGCCGGCCTGGTCGACGTGCAGCCGATCGGCGCGGTCACCGTCGGGCTGGCCGGCAAGCAGATGGCCGAGCTGGGCGCGATGGCCAGCTCCGCCGCCAACGTCCGGATCTTCTCCGACGACGGTTTCTGCGTCGCCGACCCGAAGCTGATGCGCCGCGCCCTGGAATACGTCAAGGCGTTCGACGGGGTGATCGCCCAGCACGCCGAGGAGCCCCGGCTCACCGAGGGCGCGCAGATGCACGAGGGCGAGGTCAGCACCCGGCTCGGCCTGACCGGCTGGCCGGCTGTCGCCGAGGAGGCGATCATCGCCCGGGACGTGCTGCTGGCCGAGCACGTCGGCAGCCGCCTGCACGTCTGCCACGTCTCCACCGCCGGTTCGGTCGAGGTGCTGCGCCAGGCCAAGGCCCGCGGGGTCCGGGTCACCGCCGAGGTCACCCCGCACCACCTCCTGCTGACCGACGAGCTGGCGAGCGGTTACGACCCGGTTTTCAAGGTCAACCCCCCGTTGCGTACGCAGGACGACGTCGCCGCCCTGCGCCAGGCGCTGCGGGACGGGGTGATCGACGTGGTCGCCACCGATCACGCCCCGCACGCGGTGCAGGACAAGGAATGCGAGTGGTCGTACGCCCGGCCCGGCATGCTGGGTCTGGAGACCGCGCTGCCGATCGTGCTGAGCGTCTTCGGCGAGCAGTGGGACCTGATCGCCGACCGGATGTCCGTCGCGCCGGCCCGGATCGCCGGGCTGACCGGGCACGGCGGTGACCTGACCAAGGCCGGTACGCCGGCCAACCTCACGCTGGTGGATCCGAAGGCGCGCTGGGTGGTCGACCCCGGTGGCCTGGCGAGCCGCAGCAGGAACACGCCGTACGCGGGGATGACCCTGCCCGGTCGCATCGTCGCGACCTTCCTGCGGGGCGAAGCGACTGTGCTGGACGGGAAGGCTGTCAAGTAA
- the pyrR gene encoding bifunctional pyr operon transcriptional regulator/uracil phosphoribosyltransferase PyrR yields MRRGRRSAVAQPRADAPSKIILAGSDLSRVVDRIAHQILEKTSGATGTVLLGIPTRGVPLAHRLAARIHAFEGVEVPVGSLDITLYRDDLRLQATRALGKTELPAGGIDGLRVILIDDVLFSGRSVRAALDALQDLGRPSSVQLAVLVDRGHRQLPIRADYVGKNIPTALSESVKVALTEIDGTDEVRLIGGLQ; encoded by the coding sequence GTGAGGCGGGGAAGGAGGTCCGCCGTGGCACAGCCACGCGCAGACGCGCCTAGCAAGATCATTTTGGCTGGGTCCGACCTGTCCCGGGTCGTCGACCGGATCGCCCATCAGATCCTGGAGAAGACGTCCGGCGCCACCGGCACCGTGCTTCTCGGCATCCCGACCCGCGGTGTCCCGCTCGCCCATCGCCTGGCCGCCCGGATACACGCCTTCGAGGGCGTCGAGGTCCCGGTCGGTTCCCTGGACATCACGCTCTACCGCGACGACCTGCGCCTGCAGGCGACCCGCGCGCTCGGCAAGACCGAGCTGCCGGCCGGCGGCATCGACGGCCTGCGGGTGATCCTGATCGACGACGTCCTCTTCTCCGGCCGCTCGGTGCGCGCCGCCCTGGACGCCCTGCAGGACCTCGGCCGGCCCAGCTCGGTGCAGCTCGCGGTGCTGGTCGACCGCGGTCACCGGCAGTTGCCGATCCGCGCCGACTACGTCGGCAAGAACATCCCGACCGCGCTCAGCGAGAGCGTCAAGGTCGCGCTCACCGAGATCGACGGCACCGACGAGGTACGACTGATCGGAGGCCTCCAGTGA
- the carA gene encoding glutamine-hydrolyzing carbamoyl-phosphate synthase small subunit codes for MAKAILVLEDGRSFSGTAYGAVGETFGEAVFTTGMTGYQEVLTDPSFHKQVVVQTAPQIGNTGVNDEDDESGRIWVSGYVVRDPARRPSNWRSTGDLGERLAAEGVVGISGIDTRALTRHLRERGAQRVGISSVDLDVTSLHDRVLAQPQMLGADLSAQVTTGEKYTVEAKGEHRYTVAALDLGIKRNVSRRLAARGVTTHVFPASSSIEDLLTVSPDAVFFSPGPGDPATADGPVALAREVMRRQVPLFGICFGSQILGRALGFGTYKLGYGHRGINQPVLDKTTGKVEVTSHNHGFAVDAPIGRVLDTEFGGVEVSHVCLNDNVVEGLRGIEVPAFTVQYHPEAAAGPHDADYLFDRFVELVEKKG; via the coding sequence ATGGCTAAGGCGATTCTGGTGCTGGAGGACGGACGCTCGTTCTCCGGCACGGCTTACGGTGCCGTCGGGGAGACCTTCGGCGAGGCGGTCTTCACCACCGGCATGACCGGTTACCAGGAAGTCCTCACCGACCCGTCGTTCCACAAGCAGGTGGTGGTGCAGACCGCGCCGCAGATCGGCAACACCGGCGTCAACGACGAGGACGACGAGTCCGGCCGGATCTGGGTCTCCGGCTACGTGGTCCGCGACCCGGCCCGCCGCCCGTCCAACTGGCGCTCCACGGGTGACCTGGGCGAGCGCCTGGCCGCCGAGGGCGTCGTCGGGATCAGCGGCATCGACACCCGCGCCCTCACCCGCCACCTCCGCGAGCGCGGCGCCCAGCGGGTCGGCATCTCCTCCGTCGACCTCGACGTGACGAGCCTGCACGACCGGGTGCTGGCCCAGCCGCAGATGCTCGGCGCCGACCTCTCCGCGCAGGTCACCACCGGCGAGAAGTACACGGTCGAGGCCAAGGGCGAGCACCGCTACACGGTCGCCGCGCTGGACCTGGGCATCAAGCGCAACGTCTCGCGCCGGCTGGCCGCCCGCGGCGTGACCACGCACGTCTTCCCGGCCTCCTCGTCGATCGAGGACCTGCTGACGGTCAGCCCGGACGCGGTGTTCTTCTCGCCCGGCCCGGGTGACCCGGCCACCGCCGACGGGCCGGTCGCGCTCGCCCGGGAGGTGATGCGCCGCCAGGTGCCGCTGTTCGGCATCTGCTTCGGCAGCCAGATCCTCGGCCGGGCGCTCGGCTTCGGCACCTACAAGCTCGGTTACGGCCACCGTGGCATCAACCAGCCGGTGCTCGACAAGACCACCGGCAAGGTCGAGGTGACCAGCCACAACCACGGCTTCGCTGTCGACGCCCCGATCGGCCGGGTGCTCGACACCGAGTTCGGCGGGGTCGAGGTCTCGCACGTCTGCCTCAACGACAACGTGGTCGAAGGGCTGCGCGGCATCGAGGTGCCCGCCTTCACCGTC
- the efp gene encoding elongation factor P, with the protein MASTNDLKNGLVLNLDKELWSVVEFQHVKPGKGPAFVRTTLKHVLSGKVVDKTFNAGTKVETATVDKRTMQYLYQDGDDYVFMDLDTYEQIHVPGATVGDNANYLLPEAEATVALHEGVPLYIELPTSVFVEVTYTEPGLQGDRSTGGTKPATIETGATVQVPLFITTGEKIKVDTRDGRYLGRS; encoded by the coding sequence ATGGCTTCCACCAACGACCTGAAGAACGGCCTGGTTCTCAACCTCGACAAGGAGCTGTGGTCCGTCGTTGAGTTCCAGCACGTCAAGCCCGGTAAGGGTCCGGCCTTCGTGCGGACCACGCTGAAGCACGTGCTGTCCGGCAAGGTCGTCGACAAGACCTTCAACGCCGGCACCAAGGTCGAAACCGCGACCGTGGACAAGCGCACGATGCAGTATCTGTACCAGGACGGCGACGACTACGTCTTCATGGACCTGGACACCTACGAGCAGATCCACGTCCCCGGCGCCACTGTCGGTGACAACGCCAACTACCTGCTGCCCGAGGCGGAGGCCACGGTCGCGCTGCACGAGGGCGTGCCGCTCTACATCGAGCTGCCGACCAGCGTCTTCGTCGAGGTCACCTACACCGAGCCGGGCCTGCAGGGCGACCGCTCGACCGGTGGCACCAAGCCGGCGACGATCGAGACCGGCGCCACGGTCCAGGTTCCGCTCTTCATCACCACCGGTGAGAAGATCAAGGTCGACACCCGCGACGGCCGCTACCTCGGCCGCAGCTGA